In one window of Cydia fagiglandana chromosome 1, ilCydFagi1.1, whole genome shotgun sequence DNA:
- the LOC134664274 gene encoding polycomb protein Sfmbt-like: MAYYNAGGELNATITTDIVDEDEIVDDLSIVPLDKDSFAICELCGRIGRRRQFYPRNNKFCSLRCHASRTRRRHCSWRFKLMEGAEHMAGLIPLEPLPQLQQWHATLNDIQAGPIKQPAAQVANSYEWKDELFGCDFLAAPVSLFKHAPLHEMWDNTFEGMKVEVKNTDCDNYSEKINDFFWVATVLKVKGYMGLLRYEGFGSDDSKDFWVNLCCSEVHPVGWCATRGKPLIPPRSIEDKYTDWKKFLVKQLTGARTLPANFYTKLNDSLKSRFSIGSIMEVVDKNRISQVKVASVVEIIGKRLHVKYYDSSPEDNGFWCHEDSPLIHPVGWAFRVGHPLDAPQSYCQRVATGRFLPNDTTADMFYKYPTNEPPLFVEGMKLEAIDPLNLSAVCAATVMQILNEGYMMIRIDCYPADASGADWFCYHQRSPCIFPVGFALANNIPLVPPAGYTAEEFNWEEYLCACGGRAATRALFAARGHLVSHGFVCGMRLECADLMDPRLVCVATVARVVADLLKVHFDGWGSEYDQWLWAHSTDMYPVGWCRAVAHRLEGPMQPPPRQARKPPPKNHRRRRRHHPPKAQPQPPNITEDSSQNSDMGDAKSLSPPTSVSEISADVESRHDDTESRPDDTDSRPDETEARPEESRPDEESRPDDMESRPDSEARAEDAESRPDDKMDVEEAPTEISHERLSDETNQESMSIPTDASQDSSVHLGPVSPDTSSQSASDKLIPRLVDAAVPRDQLSSVEPENWTPADVARFLAVNDCQPYTDNFTNVTGPVLLQLSKDEIIELLEMKVGPSLKIFDLIQQLKCKIKQPQCRLNFK, translated from the exons ATGGCTTATTATAATGCCGGCGGCGAATTGAATGCAACTATTACAACCGATATCGTAGACGAGGACGAAATCGTTGATGATCTTTCTATAGTTCCTTTAGATAAAGATAGCTTCG CAATATGTGAGTTATGTGGTCGCATAGGGCGGCGCAGACAGTTTTATCCGCGCAACAACAAGTTCTGTTCCCTGCGATGCCACGCAAGTAGGACAAGACGGAGGCATTGTAGCTGGAGATTCAAACTCATGGAGGGTGCTGAGCACATGGCGGGGCTCATCCCCCTGGAGCCTCTGCCCCAGCTGCAGCAGTGGCATGCTACACTTAATGACATTCAG GCTGGTCCTATTAAGCAGCCAGCAGCACAAGTTGCCAACAGCTATGAATGGAAGGATGAGCTCTTTGGCTGTGACTTCCTTGCAGCGCCAGTCAGCCTGTTCAAACATGCTCCACTGCATGAAATGTGGGATAACACTTTTGAAGGAATGAAAGTGGAGGTCAAAAACACAGATTGTGATAACTATTCGGAAAAAATTAATGACTTTTTCTGGGTGGCTACTGTATTGAAA gttAAAGGTTACATGGGACTTCTGCGCTATGAAGGATTTGGAAGTGATGATTCAAAAGACTTTTGGGTGAACCTATGTTGCTCGGAAGTGCATCCCGTTGGATGGTGTGCGACTCGCGGCAAGCCACTCATACCTCCAAGAAGCATAGAAGATAAATACACTGATTGGAAAAA ATTCCTGGTAAAACAATTAACTGGTGCCCGTACATTGCCAGCTAACTTCTACACCAAACTAAATGACAGTCTTAAGTCGCGGTTCAGTATTGGCTCCATAATGGAAGTTGTGGACAAAAATAGGATATCACAAGTTAAG GTTGCCAGTGTAGTTGAAATTATAGGTAAACGGTTACATGTGAAATACTATGACAGTTCTCCAGAAGATAATGGTTTTTGGTGTCACGAGGACTCTCCACTCATCCATCCTGTTGGCTGGGCCTTCAGAGTCGGACATCCGCTGGATGCCCCCCAAAGTTACTGTCAGAGGGTCGCTACAGGGCGATTTTTGCCAAATGATACGACTGCAGATATGTTTTACAAGTACCCTACAAATGAGCCTCCATTGTTCGTGGAAGGGATGAAACTTGAAGCCATTGATCCTTTGAATCTGTCAGCTGTGTGTGCTGCTACGGTTATGCAAATTTTGAATGAAGG ATACATGATGATCCGAATAGACTGCTACCCAGCTGATGCGTCGGGTGCGGACTGGTTTTGCTATCATCAAAGATCACCCTGCATATTCCCTGTGGGATTTGCTCTAGCAAACAATATACCACTGGTGCCGCCCGCTGG TTACACGGCGGAAGAGTTCAACTGGGAAGAGTACCTGTGCGCGTGCGGCGGTCGAGCTGCGACGCGCGCTCTGTTCGCCGCCCGCGGCCACCTCGTGTCGCACGGCTTCGTGTGCGGCATGCGGCTAGAGTGCGCCGACCTCATGGACCCGCGGCTCGTGTGCGTGGCCACCGTGGCGCGGGTCGTTGCCGACCTGCTCAAG GTCCACTTCGACGGGTGGGGCTCGGAGTACGACCAGTGGCTGTGGGCGCACAGCACGGACATGTACCCGGTGGGCTGGTGCCGCGCCGTGGCGCACCGCCTGGAGGGGCCCATgcagccgccgccgcgccaGGCGCGCAAGCCGCCGCCCAAGAaccaccgccgccgccgccgacaccACC CACCGAAAGCCCAGCCACAACCGCCAAACATAACCGAAGACAGCTCCCAAAATTCCGACATGGGCGACGCAAAAAGCTTGTCACCCCCCACTAGCGTGTCCGAGATCTCCGCCGACGTAGAGTCAAGACACGACGACACGGAATCGAGACCCGACGACACGGACTCGAGGCCTGATGAGACGGAGGCGAGACCTGAAGAGTCGAGACCTGATGAGGAATCGAGACCTGACGATATGGAATCGAGGCCGGACTCGGAGGCGAGAGCGGAGGATGCCGAGTCGAGACCTGACGATAAGATGGATGTGGAAGAGGCGCCTACCGAGATTTCGCATGAGCGGTTGAGCGATGAGACGAATCAAGAGTCTATG AGCATACCCACGGACGCGTCGCAAGACTCCAGCGTGCACCTGGGCCCCGTGTCGCCCGACACGTCCAGCCAGTCCGCCTCCGACAAGCTCATCCCGCGGCTGGTGGACGCGGCCGTGCCGCGCGACCAGCTGTCGTCAGTGGAGCCCGAGAACTGGACGCCGGCCGACGTGGCCCGCTTCCTGGCCGTCAACGACTGCCAGCCCTACACCGACAACTTCACCAACGTCACCGGCCCCGTGCTCCTCCAGCTCTCCAAAGACGAGATCATAGAACTCCTCGAGATGAAGGTCGGCCCCTCCCTAAAAATATTCGACCTCATCCAGCAGCTCAAATGCAAAATTAAACAACCTCAGTGTAGACTAAACTTCAAGTGA
- the LOC134664371 gene encoding protein fuzzy homolog, with translation MSVLVIAVATESGVPIFSRKRGNSENIQFSTIASLHGINMFSKCHNLLMVNTQVDNGNILWKEYSKSVTLIGVATGGLECDLELLLSTVHNLMIFSIGKKELDSFKNIDQIKRDLRQCYPILDYLLESLDPEAVLSPHPTLVLDLIQSILCPQAQQLQQALDNYSESLTGRWACLSIHGRLVATSSDFGELDPREARLLLLLAATQDGAPLRETPVYLPQISPNVAFRAVTCKLLADVYILVVCGATPALSQIDEIVLQCWEGFAQVIKDAKVAYPRNFPMSISFEPCVLGILLVNTNNQRCVFSRHLHATNQKSRGMPGAHKVDILRTFYVTAARELAREHKSRGGEKDELEELDGMCEVTWVSEYHKCHARRAGNLLCCALYSSSVPSHTMRLITNQMLQDISTNKEIHW, from the exons ATGTCTGTCTTAGTTATAGCCGTAGCTACAGAAAGTGGCGTACCCATATTTTCGAGAAAACGAGGGAACAGTGAAAAT ATTCAATTCTCAACTATAGCATCTCTACATGGAATCAACATGTTCAGCAAATGCCATAACTTGTTAATGGTCAACACTCAAGTAGACAATGGAAATATATTGTGGAAGGAATATAGCAAAAG TGTCACACTAATTGGAGTTGCAACAGGCGGTTTAGAGTGTGACTTGGAGCTTCTACTGTCCACTGTTCATAACCTAATGATATTCAGCATTGGTAAGAAAGAGCTAGACAGTTTTAAGAACATTGATCAGATAAAGAGAGACCTGCGTCAGTGTTACCCGATTCTAGACTATTTGCTGGAGTCTCTAGATCCAGAAGCGGTGCTTAGTCCTCACCCCACATTGGTATTGGATCTGATTCAGAGTATATTGTGCCCTCAAGCTCAGCAACTGCAG CAAGCATTAGACAACTACTCAGAGAGCCTGACTGGTCGTTGGGCGTGCCTCAGCATCCACGGTCGCTTGGTGGCAACCAGTTCAGACTTCGGTGAATTGGATCCGCGAGAGGCGAGACTGTTGCTATTATTGGCTGCCACGCAAGATGGAGCTCCGTTAAGGGAGACGCCTGTCTACTTGCCGCAGATAAGTCCTAAT GTCGCATTCAGAGCTGTAACCTGCAAACTGCTAGCAGATGTTTACATACTAGTGGTGTGCGGGGCGACGCCGGCGCTCTCTCAGATCGACGAGATAGTGCTGCAGTGCTGGGAAGGCTTCGCTCAGGTTATCAAGGACGCGAAGGTTGCCTATCCGAGGAATTTTCCGATGAGCATTAGTTTCGAACCATGTGTGTTGGG AATTCTATTAGTTAACACTAATAATCAAAGATGCGTATTTTCTCGTCACCTTCACGCAACCAATCAGAAGAGCCGAGGTATGCCCGGCGCTCACAAGGTGGACATATTGAGAACTTTTTACGTCACTGCGGCTAGGGAGCTGGCCCGCGAGCACAAATCACGAGGTGGGGAAAAAG ATGAATTAGAAGAATTAGATGGAATGTGCGAGGTTACGTGGGTGTCAGAATATCACAAATGCCACGCCCGGAGAGCTGGAAACCTACTCTGTTGCGCGCTTTATTCATCTTCAGTTCCCAGTCACACAATGAG ATTAATAACAAACCAAATGCTTCAAGATATCTCTACAAATAAGGAGATTCATTGGTAA